A section of the Triticum dicoccoides isolate Atlit2015 ecotype Zavitan chromosome 7A, WEW_v2.0, whole genome shotgun sequence genome encodes:
- the LOC119334618 gene encoding pathogenesis-related protein 1-like encodes MQTPKLAILLALAMAAAMVNPSEAQNTPQDYVSPHNAARATVGVGAVSWSTKLQGFAQSYANQRINDCKLQHSGGPYGENIFWGSAGADWKAADAVNAWVGEKQDYDYGSNTCAAGKVCGHYTQVVWRASTSIGCARVVCNNNLGVFITCNYEPRGNIIGQKPY; translated from the coding sequence ATGCAGACGCCCAAGCTAGCCATCTTGCTCGCCCTAGCCATGGCAGCCGCCATGGTTAATCCTTCCGAGGCGCAGAATACGCCGCAGGACTACGTTTCACCGCACAACGCAGCCCGCGCCACCGTCGGCGTGGGCGCGGTGAGCTGGAGCACGAAGCTGCAGGGGTTCGCCCAGAGCTACGCCAACCAGAGGATCAACGACTGCAAGCTCCAGCACTCGGGCGGGCCGTACGGGGAGAACATCTTCTGGGGGTCGGCCGGCGCGGACTGGAAGGCGGCGGACGCGGTGAACGCGTGGGTGGGCGAGAAGCAGGACTACGACTATGGCTCCAACACCTGCGCGGCGGGGAAGGTGTGCGGGCACTACACGCAGGTGGTATGGCGCGCGTCCACCAGCATCGGCTGCGCTCGCGTCGTCTGCAACAACAACCTCGGCGTCTTCATCACCTGCAACTACGAGCCCCGCGGGAATATCATTGGACAGAAACCATACTAG